A genomic stretch from Vulpes lagopus strain Blue_001 chromosome 11, ASM1834538v1, whole genome shotgun sequence includes:
- the LOC121471502 gene encoding basic proline-rich protein-like, with the protein MPLRGQRFHHPPDESRETGAGGAGSHGFHLSFISDSHSAQYKRWTNTLQKMEWDGDPPAAPRSPPARIPAQPPAAPRSPPPASPHSPLQPCAAPRPHPRTAPCSPAQPPARIPAQPPAAPRSPPPASPHSPLQPCAAPRPHPRTAPCSPVQPPARIPATAPCSPVQPPARIPATAPCSPVQPPARIPATAPCSPAQPPARIPAQPPAAPRSPPPASPHSPLQPCAAPRPHPRTAPCSPVQPPRPHPRTAPCSPAQPPARIPAQPPAALCSPPPASPHSPLQPCAAPRPHPRNSPLQPCAAPRPHPRNSPLQPCAAPPPASPHSPLQPCAAPRPHPRNSPLQPCAAPRPHPRNSPLQPCAAPRPHPRNSPLQPRAAPPPLRPAQPWLSPAQPRRAAWGRASRGVRRWGPAPAPPPFHARIPVLSARLGHAAAARGPGGVSPSPPSPPPPPGGAAGTLGAAGARASDRGGGAPRSGVEGERVAGRGRTPVTGVGPLRTPRFQLGAAARESSAQGPARRREPRKPSPRARAARRGAAGRPGGGARRGKSRPLSGSTSRRRGPRTPPPDPRARRTRSQRAEPPPPPAAVRGSSPRVPAAGPAVNLPPRGSEEPGEAAGRLRRKTLQSRGRGRLRRRRSFSPVVFAVVLFFMACHGAAVWACPVSPTRAGGPACAPDPTRARREPR; encoded by the exons ccccctgcagccccgcgCAGCCCCCCCGCCCGCATCCCCgcacagccccctgcagccccgcgCAGCCCCCCGCCCGCATCCCCgcacagccccctgcagccctgtgcAGCCCCCCGCCCGCATCCCCgcacagccccctgcagccccgcgCAGCCCCCCGCCCGCATCCCCgcacagccccctgcagccccgcgCAGCCCCCCGCCCGCATCCCCgcacagccccctgcagccctgtgcAGCCCCCCGCCCGCATCCCCgcacagccccctgcagccctgtgcAGCCCCCCGCCCGCATCCCCGCaacagccccctgcagccctgtgcAGCCCCCCGCCCGCATCCCCGCaacagccccctgcagccctgtgcAGCCCCCCGCCCGCATCCCCGCaacagccccctgcagccccgcgCAGCCCCCCGCCCGCATCCCCgcacagccccctgcagccccgcgCAGCCCCCCGCCCGCATCCCCgcacagccccctgcagccctgtgcAGCCCCCCGCCCGCATCCCCgcacagccccctgcagccccgtgCAGCCCCCCCGCCCGCATCCCCgcacagccccctgcagccccgcgCAGCCCCCCGCCCGCATCCCCgcacagccccctgcagccctgtgcAGCCCCCCGCCCGCATCCCCgcacagccccctgcagccctgtgcAGCCCCCCGCCCGCATCCCCGCaacagccccctgcagccctgtgcAGCCCCCCGCCCGCATCCCCGCaacagccccctgcagccctgtgcAGCCCCCCCGCCCGCATCCCCgcacagccccctgcagccctgtgcAGCCCCCCGCCCGCATCCCCGCaacagccccctgcagccctgtgcAGCCCCCCGCCCGCATCCCCGCaacagccccctgcagccctgtgcAGCCCCCCGCCCGCATCCCCGCaacagccccctgcagccccgcgCAGCCCCCCCACCTCTGCGCCCCGCGCAGCCCTGGCTCAGCCCCGCGCAGCCCCGACGTGCAGCCTGGGGCAGGGCGAGCCGGGGCGTCCGGCGTTGGGGAccggctccggccccgccccccttCCACGCGCGGATCCCGGTCCTGAGCGCGCGCCTGGGCCACGCGGCAgccgcccggggccccgggggggtCTCGCCCtcgcccccgtccccgcccccgccccccgggggaGCCGCGGGGACACTCGGGGCTGCTGGGGCCCGGGCCTCCGACCGCGGTGGGGGGGCGCCTCGCTCGGGGGTAGAGGGCGAGAGGGTGGCCGGCCGGGGTCGGACGCCGGTCACCGGGGTCGGGCCGCTCCGAACCCCCCGCTTCCAGCTCGGGGCCGCAGCGCGCGAGTCCTCCGCTCAGGGCCCTGCGCGCCGCCGGGAGCCGCGGAAGCCGAGTCCCCGGGCGAGGGCAGCCCGGCGGGGAGCGGCCGGCCGCCCGGGGGGGGGTGCCCGGCGGGGCAAGTCCCGGCCTCTCTCGGGCAGCACGAGCCGCCGTCGGGGCCCGCGGAcgcccccccccgacccccgggcCCGCAGGACGCGCTCGCAGCGggccgagcccccccccccccccgccgcagtCCGCGGGTCCTCGCCCAGGGTCCCCGCCGCCGGGCCGGCCGTGAACCTGCCGCCGCGGGGGAGCGAGGAGCCCGGGGAAGCTGCCGGGAGACTCAGGAGGAAAACTTTGCAGAGTCGTGGCCGCGGGAGGCTCCGGCGGAggag GTCTTTCTCCCCTGTTgtgtttgctgttgttttgttctttatggCTTGCCACGGTGCCGCCGTGTGGGCCTGCCCTGTGTCACCCACCCGCGCGGGTGGCCCGGCCTGTGCTCCCGACCCCACTCGAGCTCGCCGGGAGCCGCGGTGA